From one Terriglobia bacterium genomic stretch:
- a CDS encoding CoA-transferase: protein MGNLISLKDAIGEFVHDGDSVALEGFSHLIPFAAGHEIIRRQRRDLTLIRLVPDLLFDQMIGMGCARKLVFSWAGNPGVGLLHRFREAVEKGWPRPLELEEHTHGSMAVAYTAGAARLPFGTIRGYPDTDLLKHSPDLSSIECPFTGEKLTAIRAINPDVTIIHAQRADKDGNVQLWGILGVQKEAVYAASRVIVTVEEICEKFDPVSGGIVIPSWMLSAVAVAPGGARPSYAHGYYRRNDAFYQEWDAISRDRARFLEWIDRNVMECVPA, encoded by the coding sequence GTGGGAAATCTAATCTCTCTAAAGGATGCGATTGGCGAATTCGTTCACGACGGTGACTCGGTCGCCTTGGAAGGGTTCAGTCATCTCATTCCATTTGCAGCCGGCCACGAGATCATCCGCCGGCAGCGCCGCGATCTGACGCTGATCCGGCTGGTTCCGGATCTTCTCTTTGATCAGATGATCGGGATGGGCTGTGCCCGGAAGCTCGTCTTCTCCTGGGCAGGGAATCCCGGCGTCGGGCTGTTGCACCGCTTCAGGGAAGCGGTTGAAAAGGGATGGCCGCGCCCGCTCGAGCTCGAAGAACATACGCACGGCAGCATGGCTGTTGCTTACACAGCCGGCGCTGCCAGGTTGCCGTTCGGCACGATACGGGGATATCCCGATACCGATCTGCTGAAACACTCGCCCGATTTGAGTTCCATCGAATGCCCATTTACCGGCGAAAAGCTCACCGCGATCCGGGCGATCAATCCCGATGTGACGATCATTCATGCGCAACGAGCGGACAAAGACGGGAACGTTCAACTCTGGGGCATCCTCGGCGTCCAAAAGGAAGCCGTCTATGCGGCCAGCCGTGTGATTGTCACCGTTGAAGAGATATGTGAGAAGTTCGACCCCGTTTCCGGTGGAATCGTCATTCCATCCTGGATGCTTTCCGCGGTCGCTGTGGCGCCGGGTGGGGCGCGTCCTTCTTATGCGCACGGATATTACCGGCGCAACGACGCCTTCTACCAGGAATGGGACGCGATATCGCGTGATCGCGCGCGTTTTCTGGAATGGATCGATCGCAATGTCATGGAGTGTGTGCCGGCATGA
- a CDS encoding CoA-transferase yields the protein MSEELSYTSEEMMTIAAARRFRNRAACFVGVGLPSTAACLAHELFTPDAILVYESGAIGSRPRLSPLSVADPELADTAVVIASVPEIFSYWLQGGRIDIGFLGAAQIDRFGNINSTVIGNYESPKVRMPGAGGAPHIAAHAKEIVVIVRQSPKAFVPQLDFLTTARCKGPITVITDLGILETHPVSGQLILTSRHRGVSVEQIRQATGWPLALAELLEETPEPAAAEVLALRDLNERTRRAHEAKLQPA from the coding sequence ATGAGTGAAGAGCTCAGTTATACCTCGGAAGAAATGATGACGATCGCGGCCGCCCGCCGGTTCCGGAATCGAGCGGCGTGTTTCGTCGGTGTGGGCCTGCCCAGCACGGCGGCGTGCCTCGCGCACGAATTGTTTACGCCGGATGCGATCCTGGTGTATGAATCGGGCGCGATCGGATCGAGGCCCCGGCTCTCGCCGTTGTCCGTCGCCGATCCCGAGCTCGCCGATACAGCGGTGGTGATTGCGAGCGTGCCGGAGATATTCAGCTACTGGCTGCAGGGCGGACGTATCGACATCGGTTTTCTTGGCGCCGCGCAGATCGACCGGTTCGGGAACATCAATTCGACCGTTATCGGAAATTACGAATCGCCGAAGGTTCGCATGCCCGGCGCCGGAGGCGCGCCGCACATCGCGGCTCATGCAAAAGAAATCGTCGTGATCGTGCGGCAAAGCCCGAAGGCATTCGTGCCGCAGCTGGATTTCCTAACGACGGCCCGCTGCAAAGGGCCGATTACGGTTATTACGGATCTGGGAATTCTTGAAACCCATCCTGTCTCCGGCCAGCTCATCCTGACGTCCAGGCACCGCGGTGTGAGCGTGGAGCAGATCCGCCAGGCTACGGGTTGGCCTCTGGCTCTTGCGGAATTGCTTGAGGAGACTCCCGAGCCTGCGGCCGCTGAAGTTCTCGCACTGCGGGATTTGAATGAGCGAACCCGGCGGGCGCACGAAGCGAAACTACAGCCGGCGTAA